A single region of the Metarhizium brunneum chromosome 6, complete sequence genome encodes:
- the Cyp7b1 gene encoding 25-hydroxycholesterol 7-alpha-hydroxylase — MTVCKLGITCPPTWVCALAIVIASQLVVFAHQLARFHYTHRSPGNGKIPPKYPFLIPYLGAILPLLRDTRETLTRLTCYNGKPTVARVPMLPGIDVYLYQDPDIIERIWKVSSSLDFRPMAVHFLRNACGLSRESANLYLLDKTGMNAKPLPGTSCPEHPRVYRKIYESDRQALIGPGLDPTLQRFIDAFSRRMAVFTATEWIEMEDFWTCIQHTVAAAEIEAIFGPKFLEMHPDFISLFFEYDRLIPSLLKMLPFSRAERLRSKLHGKFRSWVRRTRKNHAAAPNDNEGDHDPHWGCRWTRYRHEAFQPFFDDDAIASINVGVAWGALANTTPCAMMAIIHTLQDASLHQRLRRDLDELCNGKSLKDVHHKELTGHVLLSAIFAETLRLHMTVLMPVIPLDGELDLGRWRIPRASWGFINAGVAHHNEHVWNTKGGLHRVESFWADRFIVDPADPSSGPSRHQSRHQHAQSRHDDGHGSKPYFSLDGLEGSWVPFGGGRNMCPGRFLAKGVITFALAMMVSQYDIELLTDTIPTGKDRFGIGVELPTRKIPFRIRKRRAPNGTH, encoded by the exons ATGACGGTTTGCAAACTTGGTATTACATGCCCACCAACCTGGGTTTGTGCCTTGGCCATTGTGATTGCCTCACAGTTGGTTGTATTCGCTCATCAACTTGCCCGGTTTCATTACACGCATCGATCTCCTGGCAATGGAAAGATACCGCCCAAGTACCCATTCCTCATCCCCTACCTGGGAGCTATCCTCCCGCTCCTGCGAGACACGAGAGAGACTCTAACCCGTCTTAC ATGTTACAATGGGAAACCAACCGTTGCACGTGTACCAATGCTTCCCGGTATCGATGTATACTTGTATCAGGACCCAGATATAATTGAGCGCATCTGGAAGgtctcgtcgtcgttggaTTTCCGCCCTATGGCTGTTCACTTCCTCCGAAACGCGTGCGGCCTGTCGCGCGAGTCTGCCAACTTGTATCTCCTCGACAAGACGGGCATGAACGCGAAGCCTCTGCCAGGCACAAGCTGTCCAGAGCACCCGCGGGTGTATCGTAAAATCTACGAAAGCGATCGCCAAGCGTTGATAGGCCCTGGGCTGGATCCAACGCTGCAACGCTTCATCGATGCCTTTTCCAGACGAATGGCCGTCTTCACGGCAACAGAGTGGATAGAGATGGAAGACTTCTGGACCTGCATCCAGCACAcggttgctgctgcggagATAGAAGCCATCTTCGGGCCCAAGTTCTTGGAAATGCACCCCGATTTCATCAGTCTCTTCTTCGAGTATGATCGTTTGATCCCTTCACTGCTCAAGATGCTTCCATTTAGCAGGGCTGAAAGGCTCCGTTCCAAGCTCCACGGCAAATTCAGGTCTTGGGTAAGACGTACCAGGAAGAATCACGCCGCGGCGCCCAACGACAATGAGGGCGACCATGACCCTCATTGGGGCTGTCGCTGGACCCGATACCGTCACGAGGCATTTCAGCCGTtctttgacgacgatgccatTGCATCTATTAATGTCGGTGTAGCCTGGGG TGCGTTGGCCAACACAACCCCttgcgccatgatggccattATTCATACTCTTCAAGACGCCTCCCTCCATCAACGACTGAGACGAGACCTGGACGAGCTTTGTAACGGGAAATCCCTCAAAGATGTACACCACAAAGAGTTGACAGGACACGTTCTCTTGTCGGCTATATTCGCCGAGACGCTGCGCCTCCACATGACGGTCTTGATGCCGGTGATTCCGCTCGACGGCGAGCTTGATTTGGGCAGGTGGCGCATTCCTCGAGCGAGCTGGGGATTTATAAACGCCGGTGTCGCCCATCACAACGAGCATGTCTGGAATACCAAAGGTGGTCTTCATCGGGTAGAGTCATTCTGGGCGGATCGGTTTATAGTCGACCCAGCCGATCCCTCGAGCGGACCGTCTCGCCATCAGAGTCGGCACCAGCATGCCCAGTCTCGTCATGACGATGGTCACGGCAGCAAGCCCTATTTTTCTCTCGACGGGCTCGAGGGTTCCTGGGTCCCGTTTGGCG GTGGACGAAACATGTGCCCAGGCCGCTTCCTCGCCAAAGGTGTCATCACGTTCGCCCTGGCTATGATGGTGAGTCAGTATGACATTGAGCTTCTCACAGACACGATTCCGACGGGAAAAGACCGGTTCGGAATCGGGGTAGAGCTGCCAACACGCAAGATTCCCTTTCGCATCAGGAAACGAAGAGCGCCTAACGGCACTCATTAA
- the abcC_1 gene encoding ABC multidrug transporter C, producing the protein METQHGFNPPEVADNAGSYQALLEEWLRTQKARRRSRIGISFRNLQCIGRRASEQYLDTYISALTRPCRAIRSRQQVQILSGFEGLILPGEMLLVLGRPGSGCSTFLKTLSGDTHSFNVGAGSVINYQGIAQINMYPSQAEMNKLKFYLTCTGTSFKEMHHNAPGTCINLGELDVHFPELTLGQTLEFAASTRPSHNLASEQHNDTQRAEGTARVIASLFGLSSGYDTRIGDALIRGVSGGEKRRTSIAEAYIGGAQVQCWDNSTRGLDSLTAQRFIDFLRRSTDVLRSTVAMSLYQASESMYKQFDKVMLLYEGREIYFGPIDDAADYFTALGFARPINATTPDFLTSMTNPAERVAREGWGNRTPRSRDDFVSAWNMSRQAKSLRDEIAEFELANPIRGRGSSHLTDKEATGDVASLPPSTFSLSIYKQIMVCLRRAYQRQRNHFVPVVSMLAANVILGLIIGSAYYNLDEGSDSLLPRSTLLFFVTMLNSFVPAFEVDLMYAQRPIVEKQSQYAFYHAFVERVAFMILDFPAKVALSFMLHLPIYFLTNLRRTGESFFTYWLFMMVNLLAMAMLFRMIGFLSRSRDGTLTPVSILTLLCVLYTGYVVPPPYMVPWLGWFRYINPIAYTYEGVMINELRHRQFLCSTTIPDGPDYRNITSAEKLCMEVGRLAGTDLVDGTEFLRLKYGYVEAHMWRNMAILLAMMVIFCIGHLLAAEYIPAQKSRGEVLLFKKPLPKLECSEETGISESEIGAIDANLGSKTRGQGAHTEPDVTTPMQRSRQTSTFQWSEISYDIKTRGGNRRLLSDISGWLKPGSLTVLMGATGAGKTTLLDVLAARALRGKVHGTIFVDGRPIGATGDYQQRMGYVKQDDNHLPTSTVREALQFSALLRQPSTRSRSEKLAYAETVLKMLDMEAYAEAAVGVPGEGLNVEQRKRLSIGVELAAMPDLVLFLDEPTSGLDSQTAWSICTLLRKLADNGHTILCTVHQPSAQLFNQFDRLILLRSGETVYFGDIGPEATVLKEYFESRGSRKCSIDENPAEWMMDVIEDSTKPADDQQAWSQKWNSSTERQEVLDQLAGFTNQRDHQAVVPADARRQNQGGYGATMLHQLLILVQRTFRDQWRNPIYLYTKTATCFGLSLVNGISFYKTDSDIQGLISLLFSCFLTCQLFSILSMLIIPRFIRARHLFEVRERDSKLYSWVVLVAANLIVEVAWFTLISVFIFVCWYYPTGMYRNGDASFGVIERGGLAFMLLWLFIIWSCTISQAFAAIIEEIETAIQMSTLCFWLSLVFCGILVTPDHLPGFWTFMYRVSPLTYYLEGIAIAGITGIQVQCSAVEMLHVPLPPGYGSCQTYLQAYMRDTGGYVVNSESADGPCVFCPVSRADTVLQSLGLSTDKSTAWRNVGILTGYIVFDVICVFALYYLLRVPRFKAQSSIKR; encoded by the exons ATGGAGACTCAGCATGGGTTCAATCCTCCAGAAGTCGCCGACAATGCCGGTTCTTATCAAGCGCTCCTTGAAGAGTGGCTACGTACACAAAAAGCCCGTCGCCGTAGTCGAATCGGCATCTCTTTTCGCAACCTCCAGTGCATCGGTCGCCGAGCGTCGGAACAATATCTAGACACGTACATATCGGCTCTTACGAGACCATGCCGAGCCATACGGTCGCGACAACAAGTTCAGATCTTGTCTGGATTCGAAGGCTTGATACTCCCAGGGGAGATGCTTCTGGTTCTGGGACGCCCTGGCAGCGGGTGCTCAACATTCCTCAAAACGTTATCAGGAGATACTCACAGCTTCAATGTCGGGGCAGGATCAGTCATCAACTATCAAGGTATTGCTCAAATCAACATGTACCCGTCCCAGGCTGAAATGAATAAGCTCAAATTTTATTTAACATGCACAGGAACTTCTTTCAAAGAAATGCACCACAACGCACCCGGGACTTGTATCAACCTTGGCGAACTCGATGTCCACTTCCCGGAGCTGACTCTAGGTCAGACCTTGGAGTTTGCAGCTTCCACTCGGCCCAGCCACAACCTGGCTTCTGAGCAACACAATGATACGCAGAGAGCAGAGGGTACGGCGCGCGTGATTGCCTCGCTGTTCGGCCTGAGTTCCGGATATGATACGCGGATAGGAGATGCCCTCATCAGGGGTGTGAGCGGTGGCGAAAAACGACGGACAAGCATTGCCGAGGCCTACATTGGCGGAGCACAGGTGCAATGCTGGGATAACAGCACTCGAGGGCTGGACAGTCTAACGGCCCAGCGCTTTATTGACTTTCTCCGACGTTCGACGGACGTGCTGCGGTCTACGGTTGCCATGAGTCTATACCAGGCCTCGGAATCCATGTACAAG CAATTTGATAAAGTAATGCTCCTCTATGAGGGTCGTGAGATCTACTTTGGGCCCATAGACGACGCTGCAGACTATTTCACAGCCCTCGGCTTCGCCAGGCCCATCAATGCAACCACTCCGGATTTCTTGACATCCATGACGAATCCAGCGGAGCGTGTTGCTCGAGAAGGCTGGGGTAACCGGACGCCGAGATCGCGGGACGATTTTGTCTCGGCGTGGAACATGAGCCGTCAGGCTAAATCGCTCCGAGATGAGATTGCAGAGTTTGAGTTGGCAAATCCCATCCGTGGCAGAGGTTCTAGCCACTTGACTGACAAGGAGGCCACGGGGGATGTCGCAAG CCTGCCGCCATCCACCTTTTCCCTCTCAATATACAAACAAATCATGGTGTGTCTTCGACGAGCGTATCAACGCCAGCGCAACCACTTCGTTCCTGTTGTGTCAATGCTGGCTGCCAATGTCATCTTGGGCCTCATCATTGGAAGCGCATACTACAACCTCGACGAAGGCTCCGATAGTTTGTTGCCGCGTTCAacccttcttttcttcgtcaCCATGTTGAATTCCTTCGTCCCTGCGTTTGAGGTCGACCTCATGTACGCGCAACGGCCCATCGTGGAGAAGCAGAGTCAATATGCCTTCTATCACGCCTTCGTTGAGCGTGTCGCATTCATGATATTGGACTTTCCCGCCAAAGTAGCCCTGTCATTCATGCTCCATCTTCCGATTTACTTCTTGACAAATCTTCGCAGAACCGGAGAATCCTTCTTTACCTACTGGCTGTTTATGATGGTCAATCTGCTAGCCATGGCAATGCTCTTCCGGATGATAGGGTTCCTCTCGAGATCCCGAGATGGGACACTGACGCCAGTTTCTATTCTCACCCTCTTATGTGTGCTATATACAGGATACGTTGTCCCCCCGCCGTACATGGTTCCCTGGCTCGGTTGGTTCCGCTACATCAATCCCATCGCCTACACCTACGAAGGGGTCATGATTAATGAACTACGCCATCGCCAATTTCTATGCTCAACCACTATTCCAGATGGCCCAGACTACCGCAACATTACGAGTGCGGAAAAACTGTGCATGGAAGTGGGTAGACTTGCTGGAACAGACTTGGTGGATGGAACTGAATTTCTCAGGCTGAAATACGGCTATGTCGAAGCCCATATGTGgagaaacatggccattCTGCTTGCCATGATGGTCATCTTCTGCATCGGCCATTTGTTGGCAGCGGAGTACATCCCGGCCCAAAAGTCGCGTGGAGAGGTGTTGTTATTCAAGAAGCCTCTTCCGAAACTTGAATGTAGTGAGGAGACGGGCATTTCGGAGTCTGAAATCGGCGCAATCGATGCGAATTTAGGCTCCAAGACGCGTGGACAAGGTGCTCATACCGAGCCAGATGTGACGACGCCCATGCAAAGAAGCCGACAAACTTCAACTTTTCAATGGAGTGAGATATCGTATGACATCAAGACTCGTGGGGGTAACCGACGACTATTATCAGATATCAGCGGATGGCTGAAACCAGGGAGTCTCACAGTTCTAATGGGTGCCACGGGGGCTGGAAAAACAACCCTCCTTGATGTTCTGGCCGCGCGAGCCTTGCGCGGAAAGGTTCATGGGACAATTTTCGTTGATGGTAGGCCAATAGGCGCCACCGGTGACTACCAGCAAAGAATGGGATACGTGAAGCAGGACGACAACCACCTTCCCACCTCGACTGTTCGCGAGGCACTGCAATTTAGCGCACTGCTGCGGCAGCCGAGCACCCGGTCAAGATCTGAAAAACTAGCCTACGCGGAAACTGTGTTGAAGATGCTTGATATGGAAGCCTACGCCGAGGCGGCAGTCGGTGTTCCCGGCGAAGGCTTAAATGTAGAACAACGCAAACGACTCTCCATCGGAGTTGAGCTGGCTGCCATGCCGGATCTCGTACTTTTCCTAG ATGAGCCAACATCGGGTCTCGATAGTCAGACAGCCTGGTCAATCTGTACGCTCTTGCGCAAGCTTGCAGACAATGGCCACACCATCCTATGTACTGTTCATCAACCTTCGGCACAGTTATTCAACCAGTTTGACCGTCTTATTCTCCTGAGAAGTGGCGAAACTGTCTACTTTGGAGATATCGGGCCAGAAGCCACAGTTCTAAAAGAGTACTTTGAGTCGCGGGGATCGCGGAAGTGCTCGATTGACGAGAACCCGGCAGAGTGGATGATGGATGTAATAGAAGACTCTACCAAGCCTGCCGATGACCAGCAAGCCTGGTCTCAAAAGTGGAATTCTAGCACGGAAAGACAAGAGGTCCTCGATCAGCTTGCAGGCTTTACGAACCAGCGCGACCACCAAGCTGTCGTGCCAGCAGATGCGCGGCGGCAGAATCAAGGAGGGTATGGAGCGACCATGCTTCATCAACTGCTCATCCTGGTGCAGCGAACATTTCGCGACCAGTGGAGGAACCCGATTTATTTATACACAAAGACGGCCACTTGTTTCGGATTA AGTCTAGTGAACGGAATCTCATTCTACAAAACCGATAGCGACATCCAGGGTCTCATCAGCCTTTTATTTTCATGTTTTCTGACCTGTCAGTTGTTTAGCATCCTCTCCATGCTCATCATTCCACGCTTCATCAGAGCACGGCATCTATTCGAGGTGCGAGAGCGCGACTCCAAGCTCTACTCGTGGGTTGTCCTGGTAGCAGCCAATTTAATCGTCGAGGTTGCCTGGTTTACGCTCATttccgtcttcatcttcgtctgTTGGTATTACCCCACGGGCATGTACCGCAACGGCGATGCGTCCTTTGGCGTGATTGAGCGCGGGGGGTTGGCCTTTATGCTCCTGTGGCTCTTCATCATTTGGAGCTGCACCATCTCTCAAGCCTTTGCGGCCATCATTGAGGAAATCGAAACGGCAATCCAAATGTCGACTCTTTGCTTCTGGCTGAGTCTTGTATTCTGCGG CATCTTGGTGACACCGGATCACTTGCCTGGTTTCTGGACGTTCATGTATCGCGTCTCGCCCCTCACCTACTACCTCGAGGGCATTGCCATTGCGGGCATCACGGGGATTCAAGTACAGTGCTCTGCCGTGGAGATGCTTCATGTCCCCCTTCCGCCGGGTTACGGGTCGTGCCAAACGTATCTTCAGGCATATATGCGGGATACAGGAGGCTATGTTGTGAATTCTGAGAGCGCGGACGGGCCATGTGTGTTTTGCCCTGTCTCCAGGGCCGATACCGTGCTGCAAAGTCTCGGATTGAGCACGGATAAGAGTACTGCTTGGAGAAATGTTGGCATATTGACTGGTTATATCGTTTTTGATGTAATTTGTGTCTTTGCCTTGTACTATCTTTTGCGGGTGCCTCGGTTCAAGGCCCAGAGCTCAATCAAACGGTAG
- the OpS4_6 gene encoding FAD-dependent monooxygenase OpS4, translated as MEYIRETIEWKGRKAVKPLSVIIVGAGIGGLALGIGLQKTGHKVTILEQVHEIAEVGAGIQVAPNAARILYRFGVLEEVVKYANMLERNSLRRYANDEELGSAQLMPDAGNKYGAPLSVIHRGDLQRVLLQAAKDYGCNILTSHKVIKVDDGFEPRVQVQGGDWFSGDVVFAADGIKSSIRAQVAASHGQQSRSSPTGDAAYRVLIPKTEMKHDKEAMSLLQENVGMRYMGPGGHIMAYPIKNNTVYNMVLIHPAKENEAGKETSWTTKGSKAEMMNFYQHWSPLIRNLLSYVPEGEVLEWTLNSHVPLPRWVENKVGLVGDACHPMLPYVAQGAANAIEDAGAITAALTCTSDVKLALRVYELTRKERGERIQASASTVRKTLHLPDGPEQEQRDKSIRAASHGEGNHPDLWADTDWQDYMWGVDVMKNIIESWSELSGQAGA; from the exons ATGGAATATATCCGCGAGACTATTGAATGGAAGGGTCGCAAGGCAGTGAAGCCATTATCCGTCATTATCGTTGGTGCTGGCATAGGTGGCTTGGCCCTGGGAATAGGTCTTCAAAAGACCGGGCACAAGGTGACAATACTCGAGCAGGTTCACGAGATCGCAGAGGTTGGAGCCGGTATTCAGGTAGCACCCAATGCAGCGCGCATCCTGTACCGATTTGGTGTGTTGGAGGAGGTCGTGAAATACGCCAACATGTTGGAAAGAAACTCGCTGAG ACGTTATGCAAACGATGAGGAACTAGGATCGGCGCAGCTAATGCCCGATGCTGGCAATAAATACGGCGCGCCATTAAGCGTCATTCATCGAGGCGATCTGCAGCGAGTTTTGCTACAAGCTGCGAAAGACTATGGCTGCAACATCTTAACTTCCCACAAGGTGATCAAAGTAGATGACGGGTTTGAGCCCCGCGTACAAGTCCAAGGCGGTGACTGGTTCTCCGGAGACGTGGTGTTTGCAGCAGACGGAATCAAGTCGTCTATCCGAGCACAGGTTGCTGCTAGCCATGGGCAACAAAGCCGCTCTTCCCCAACTGGCGATGCTGCATATAGGGTGCTGATTCCTAAAACAGAGATGAAGCATGACAAGGAAGCAATGTCCCTTCTTCAAGAGAATGTTGGCATGCGGTACATGGGCCCAGGCGGGCACATTATGGCGTATCCCATCAAGAACAACACCGTGTATAACATGGTACTCATTCACCCGGCCAAGGAAAATGAGGCTGGAAAAGAGACATCTTGGACCACAAAGGGAAGCAAGGCCGAAATGATGAACTTTTACCAGCATTGGTCACCTCTGATTCGAAACCTTTTGAGCTATGTGCCCGAAGGAGAGGTTCTCGAATGGACACTCAACTCGCACGTCCCATTGCCACGATGGGTCGAGAACAAAGTTGGCCTCGTGGGGGACGCATGCCACCCCATGCTACCGTACGTGGCCCAGGGAGCGGCGAACGCCATTGAGGATGCTGGCGCCATCACGGCCGCCTTGACCTGTACCAGTGATGTCAAGCTGGCCTTGCGCGTCTACGAGCTCACTCGTAAGGAACGAGGCGAGCGAATCCAAGCCAGTGCTTCCACGGTTCGCAAAACCCTGCATCTACCGGATGGGCCTGAACAGGAGCAGCGAGACAAGTCTATCCGGGCCGCTAGTCACGGGGAGGGAAATCACCCCGATCTGTGGGCTGACACTGACTGGCAAGATTATATGTGGGGGGTTGACGTTATGAAGAATATAATTGAATCATGGTCCGAGTTATCTGGACAGGCTGGGGCTTAG
- the ERG7_1 gene encoding Lanosterol synthase: protein MTFCAGIVIAWYVTETAIPDHVVTELQAYLATRVNSQDGGWGLHTTGESNICGTTINYIVMRIAGMSPYHPILIRAREFIHSHGGALYSLVWGKLWMAILGIVDWDIVHPMPAEIWLLPEYVPFHPWRFYVEMRLAGQPMSYLYSTRWRCKETDLIKSLREELVARLYGEIDWERHRTTVSKADYKQRRSRIVDGINWAYVNIWKPYLLPDFIKSRAEDWLGELIDMQARNTYHGGIAAADQPMSTIVSYSRDGAKSSSLTKYVDKMQEFLWMTGDGMLVNSTNGSQSWDTAFIVLGICAAGLHQNERWRRICVKALGCWTFSNKYQGYAVSDYTAEAIKAIIHLQTTAHYPTLLDDERIFDAVDSMILYQNSTGGVSAFEARRGSPYLELLNPTEIFTRNMVEQDYPECTSSCITALALFREYWPQYRTQDIAKFIQRGVEWIKSDQRADSSWYGSWGICYTYGTMFGLEALAAVGETYENSLNAQKACDFLISKQRQDGGWSESLQGCADQRYTESPQGSLVVQTAWALIALMAGEYPAVEPIKRGVKLLMSRQQDNGEWLEEEILGAFHGFCSFSYPNYKFSFTIRALGTFATRYPDEKVAE from the exons ATGACGTTTTGTGCAGGCATAGTTATTGCCTGGTATGTCACCGAGACGGCAATCCCCGACCACGTTGTAACAGAACTACAGGCATATCTTGCTACCAGAGTCAACTCACAGGATGGAGGCTGGGGTCTGCATACGACTGGTGAGAGCAACATTTgcggcaccaccatcaaTTACATTGTCATGAGAATTGCTGGCATGTCTCCTTATCACCCCATTCTTATTCGAGCGAGAGAGTTTATTCACTCTCACGGCGGTGCCCTATACTCGTTGGTCTGGGGGAAGCTGTGGATGGCCATCCTGGGCATTGTTGACTGGGATATTGTCCACCCGATGCCTGCAGAAATTTGGCTGCTCCCCGAGTATGTGCCCTTTCATCCTTGGAGGTTCTACGTCGAGATGAGGCTGGCCGGTCAGCCCATGTCCTACCTGTATTCGACCAGGTGGAGATGCAAAGAGACCGATCTTATCAAGTCGCTCCGAGAAGAACTTGTTGCTCGGCTATACGGAGAGATTGACTGGGAACGACACAGGACAACTGTCTCCAAGGCAGACTACAAACAGCGCAGGTCACGGATCGTTGATGGCATAAACTGGGCATACGTTAATATTTGGAAGCCTTATCTGCTTCCTGACTTTATTAAATCCAGGGCAGAGGACTGGCTGGGCGAGCTGATTGATATGCAAGCAAGAAATACGTATCACGGAGGCATCGCCGCAGCCGACCAGCCAATGTCAACCATTGTATCCTACTCCCGAGACGgcgcaaagtcgtcgtccttgACCAAATACGTCGATAAAATGCAAGAATTTCTCTGGATGACCGGGGACGGCATGCTGGTCAACAGTACCAACGGCAGCCAGTCCTGGGACACTGCCTTCATTGTTCTTGGCATCTGCGCAGCCGGCCTACATCAAAATGAACGCTGGAGACGGATATGTGTGAAGGCTCT AGGGTGTTGGACTTTTAGCAATAAGTACCAGGGCTATGCCGTCAGTGACTACACGGCTGAGGCGATCAAGGCCATTATTCACCTCCAAACCACTGCACATTATCCTACCCTGTTAGACGATGAGCGAATATTCGATGCTGTGGATTCCATGATTCTGTATCAGAACAGCACCGGGGGCGTTTCCGCCTTTGAGGCACGAAGGGGAAGCCCATATCTTGAGCTGCTCAACCCCACGGAAATTTTTACCCGGAACATGGTCGAGCAAGACTACCCAGAGTGTACGTCGTCGTGCATCACAGCGTTGGCCCTATTCAGAGAATACTGGCCACAGTACAGGACCCAAGACATTGCAAAGTTTATACAGCGCGGAGTCGAGTGGATCAAGTCGGACCAGCGAGCTGATAGTTCGTGGTACGGAAGTTGGGGCATTTGCTATACTTATGGCACCATGTTTGGCTTGGAAGCgctggctgctgttggtgaGACGTATGAGAATAGTTTAAACGCCCAAAAGGCCTGCGATTTTCTCATTTCGAAGCAGCGACAAGACGGAGGGTGGTCGGAAAGCCTACAG GGCTGCGCGGACCAAAGATATACTGAAAGCCCACAAGGCTCACTTGTTGTCCAGACGGCCTGGGCTCTCATCGCGTTGATGGCAGGCGAGTACCCGGCCGTGGAGCCGATCAAACGTGGTGTCAAGCTGCTCATGAGCCGCCAGCAAGACAATGGCGAAtggctggaggaggagattcTGGGCGCTTTTCACGGGTTTTGTTCATTTTCATACCCCAACTACAAGTTTTCCTTTACCATCCGCGCTCTAGGTACTTTTGCGACAAGATACCCGGACGAAAAGGTTGCAGAATAA